The following proteins are encoded in a genomic region of Methanomicrobiales archaeon HGW-Methanomicrobiales-1:
- a CDS encoding rubrerythrin family protein codes for MSGITTDQKNLALIFAMQKGEITEYLIYTKIAATTKDPHNHEVLVRIAAEELTHYGIWKRYTKRDVAPDMLRVWYYYLIARLLGMTFAIKLMEGIEKRAQSADRALPFTVPEIDEILKNEEIHERELIALIDEERLKYVGSVVLGLNDALVEFTGTLAGLTFALQNTQIIAVVGLVMGVAASLSMGASEYLSQRSDGGPTDPVKASVYTGFTYIVTVALLILPFLLFSSPFIALMLTLLAAVMVIFVFTFYVSVAKDLPFYRRFVEMAAISLGIAAISFLIGIAIRTVLNVNV; via the coding sequence ATGTCAGGAATTACCACCGATCAGAAAAATCTTGCCCTCATCTTCGCTATGCAAAAGGGCGAGATCACCGAATACCTGATCTATACAAAGATTGCAGCCACAACGAAAGATCCTCATAACCACGAAGTACTGGTAAGGATTGCAGCTGAAGAGCTCACTCACTACGGGATCTGGAAACGATACACAAAAAGAGATGTTGCTCCTGATATGCTGCGGGTCTGGTATTACTATCTGATCGCCCGGCTGCTGGGGATGACATTTGCTATAAAACTCATGGAGGGTATTGAGAAGCGGGCACAATCGGCCGACCGGGCCCTCCCATTTACGGTTCCGGAAATAGATGAGATCTTAAAAAATGAAGAAATTCATGAACGCGAGCTGATCGCCCTCATCGATGAAGAGCGCCTGAAGTATGTAGGTTCAGTAGTACTCGGGTTGAATGATGCGCTCGTGGAATTTACCGGAACCCTTGCCGGTCTTACGTTTGCTCTCCAGAACACCCAGATCATTGCGGTTGTCGGGCTCGTGATGGGTGTGGCTGCATCTCTCTCCATGGGAGCATCCGAGTACCTCTCGCAGCGTTCCGATGGGGGACCAACCGACCCGGTCAAGGCCTCGGTGTATACCGGTTTTACGTATATTGTAACCGTTGCCCTGCTGATCCTGCCGTTCCTGCTCTTCTCCAGTCCCTTTATTGCCCTGATGCTCACCTTGTTGGCCGCAGTAATGGTGATCTTTGTCTTTACCTTCTACGTTTCCGTGGCAAAAGATCTCCCGTTTTACCGGCGCTTTGTCGAGATGGCAGCCATCAGTCTGGGCATTGCAGCGATATCCTTCCTGATAGGAATTGCCATACGAACCGTTCTGAATGTAAACGTATGA
- a CDS encoding MFS transporter, with amino-acid sequence MTAIITDARQQRIVLFIIAFAAFMASLDSTIVNISLPVISEYYHVEFSLVSWIVMAYLLVEASFLLVFGKLGDIHGFRRIFIAGFAVFTLGSLLCGLSDTIYHLIAFRVLQGIGGAALVAVGPAMVAVFLPADKRGWAFGIIATVVSLGIAAGPILGGFLTEYLSWHWIFFINVPFGIAAVCAAFYLFPKDRIVRSGSKFDIAGSVLICAALTTLLYPLNQGLALGWTSPAILGLFVLSLVLWISFFVHERRCPNPLVDLTLFNNRNFNLGNCAGLLLMLCYAGSEFLLPFFFENIHGYTPSIAGLLLAVPAVALMVVGPVAGAFSDKYGSRLITSIASLLAVISFILFSMFTVTTGVGFIIAALILFGIAVGLFFPPNMSQILTDGGAEGEGVVSSVMMTIRNTGSVLGVALFSTIVVQVILGLSPHAADATANAIPMQVFVAGFHAAFIVAIVLSIVTLGLSLLIVKRKRVTLGEKS; translated from the coding sequence ATGACTGCCATAATTACAGATGCCCGTCAGCAGCGAATCGTTTTGTTTATTATCGCATTTGCTGCGTTCATGGCATCGCTGGATTCTACCATCGTTAACATTTCTTTACCGGTAATTTCGGAATACTATCATGTTGAGTTTTCGCTCGTCTCCTGGATCGTCATGGCATACCTGCTCGTTGAAGCGAGTTTTCTCCTTGTCTTTGGAAAGCTTGGGGATATTCACGGGTTCCGGCGGATATTTATCGCCGGGTTTGCTGTTTTTACACTGGGATCCCTTCTTTGCGGGCTTTCCGACACGATCTACCATCTCATTGCATTCCGTGTGCTCCAGGGCATTGGTGGTGCGGCACTGGTTGCTGTTGGTCCTGCGATGGTGGCCGTGTTCCTCCCTGCTGATAAACGGGGATGGGCGTTTGGCATTATCGCTACGGTTGTTTCGCTGGGCATTGCCGCCGGGCCGATTCTCGGGGGATTTTTAACAGAATACTTAAGCTGGCACTGGATCTTCTTTATCAACGTCCCGTTTGGCATAGCAGCAGTCTGTGCGGCATTTTATCTCTTTCCAAAAGACCGGATCGTCCGGTCAGGCAGTAAATTTGATATCGCCGGTTCAGTCCTGATCTGCGCAGCCCTTACAACCCTTTTGTATCCGCTCAACCAGGGACTCGCTCTTGGCTGGACGTCGCCGGCCATCCTTGGCCTGTTTGTCCTCTCACTTGTCCTTTGGATCAGTTTCTTTGTGCATGAGCGCCGCTGTCCTAACCCTCTCGTTGACCTGACGTTGTTTAACAACCGGAATTTCAATCTGGGAAATTGTGCCGGGTTATTACTGATGCTCTGTTACGCGGGTTCTGAATTTTTATTGCCGTTTTTCTTTGAAAATATCCACGGTTATACCCCATCCATTGCAGGTCTGTTACTTGCGGTCCCTGCAGTTGCTCTTATGGTTGTTGGCCCGGTTGCAGGAGCATTTTCTGACAAATATGGATCCCGTCTTATCACATCAATTGCTTCCCTTCTTGCCGTGATCAGTTTTATTCTTTTCAGCATGTTCACCGTAACGACGGGTGTTGGTTTCATAATTGCAGCGCTCATCCTTTTTGGGATCGCAGTTGGCCTGTTCTTCCCGCCGAATATGAGCCAGATACTCACGGATGGAGGAGCAGAAGGTGAAGGGGTTGTATCGAGCGTGATGATGACAATACGGAATACCGGCTCGGTTCTCGGCGTGGCCTTGTTCAGTACCATTGTTGTGCAGGTCATTCTCGGGTTATCTCCACACGCAGCGGATGCAACGGCTAATGCGATTCCCATGCAGGTATTCGTTGCCGGTTTCCATGCAGCCTTTATCGTTGCGATCGTTCTCAGTATCGTGACACTGGGGCTGTCTCTCCTGATTGTAAAACGGAAGAGGGTAACTCTCGGGGAGAAATCATAA
- a CDS encoding serine/threonine protein phosphatase, with amino-acid sequence MTPAHSCFKSMSVRQKILLIFLILSVISLLITGIVAFVTIWGIGDLAEKSSLTLGGTAIHQSKVSLQQEAEKDLQRIASDQAEITDVIFFDTNSEMEILAAQAASLQNNTPLIPSVPSFTTSASPRDPFNSTVILLAPGSTAIPPSDEYRTLAGMDDLLMAVQHADTDMASVYVATDSGILRSNPWCTFEPGYDPRDRDWFTRAKSSSSVAWSKPYVDASGNGLMITGSHAVPTKYGTWVIASDITIETIKQEILNLALRGTGYALLIDNEGNVISSPNQTAGNTTWDEAFASHNIFDSSDPDLVKTGRNMVAGKTGMEHIWIDGQETYIAYAPVPSMNWSFAIAKPASQVMAPSMETEGAILSATQSTSKNIDAQTTRILGIFVGLFCILLIIVIVLSVMLSKIITRPVEILKQGTVAIGNGDLDYHLTIETGDEFEALAHSFNTMAGDLKKNIEHLRRTTAEKERYAKEMEIAKEIQDNFLPESAPAIPGIELAAATLPAMEIGGDLYDFIPVKGNRWGIAIADVSGKGVSAALFMALSRTLIRITGSAEADPSVVLQQANRLIFEDGRSSMFITVFYGVLDPEKMTFTYGNAGHNLPLLVRGNPPEIRILEDGRCIALGVVPEVTITPGELALQPGDLIVMYTDGVTEAFNPRDEEFGEERLADFIRDHRDAPVQQIIDDLLEELKRFFDNAPQSDDITLVVIRVK; translated from the coding sequence ATGACTCCTGCACATTCCTGTTTTAAATCGATGAGTGTCCGGCAGAAGATCCTTCTCATTTTCCTGATTCTGTCTGTGATCTCACTGCTCATCACGGGTATTGTGGCATTTGTTACGATATGGGGTATCGGTGATCTTGCAGAAAAGAGCAGTCTGACCCTCGGTGGGACTGCAATACACCAAAGCAAGGTCTCTCTCCAGCAAGAAGCAGAGAAAGATCTACAAAGGATTGCATCCGATCAGGCAGAGATCACTGATGTCATCTTTTTTGATACCAATAGTGAGATGGAGATCCTTGCAGCGCAGGCAGCATCCCTGCAGAATAATACTCCTCTGATACCCAGCGTACCTTCTTTTACAACAAGTGCCTCTCCCCGGGATCCCTTCAATAGTACCGTAATTCTCCTTGCTCCCGGGTCCACCGCGATACCCCCGTCTGATGAATACCGCACTCTTGCGGGAATGGATGATCTGCTGATGGCGGTGCAGCACGCAGATACGGATATGGCCTCCGTCTACGTAGCCACTGATTCAGGAATTCTGCGGTCAAATCCCTGGTGTACTTTTGAACCCGGTTATGATCCAAGGGACAGGGACTGGTTTACCCGGGCAAAATCATCTTCGTCTGTGGCCTGGTCCAAACCGTATGTAGATGCAAGCGGCAATGGACTGATGATTACGGGTTCGCATGCGGTGCCGACGAAATACGGAACATGGGTAATTGCTTCAGATATTACCATCGAAACCATTAAACAGGAGATTCTCAACCTCGCACTTAGAGGGACCGGCTATGCGTTGCTGATCGATAATGAGGGAAATGTGATCAGCAGCCCGAACCAGACTGCAGGAAATACGACCTGGGATGAGGCTTTTGCCTCTCATAATATTTTTGACAGTTCTGATCCGGACCTGGTGAAAACCGGCAGGAATATGGTTGCGGGAAAGACGGGGATGGAGCATATCTGGATCGATGGCCAGGAGACCTATATTGCCTATGCCCCGGTACCGTCCATGAACTGGAGTTTTGCCATAGCAAAGCCCGCATCACAGGTTATGGCCCCTTCGATGGAGACGGAAGGAGCGATCCTTTCAGCAACACAGAGTACCAGCAAAAATATCGATGCCCAGACCACTCGTATCCTGGGTATTTTTGTGGGGCTTTTCTGTATTCTGTTAATTATTGTGATAGTGCTCTCGGTCATGCTGTCGAAGATCATTACCCGGCCTGTTGAGATACTCAAACAGGGTACGGTGGCAATCGGTAACGGTGATCTGGATTATCACTTAACGATCGAGACAGGAGATGAATTCGAAGCACTTGCCCACTCGTTCAATACTATGGCCGGTGATCTCAAAAAGAATATTGAGCATCTCCGGCGCACCACTGCGGAGAAGGAACGCTATGCCAAGGAGATGGAGATTGCAAAGGAGATCCAGGATAATTTCCTGCCGGAGTCTGCCCCTGCAATTCCCGGTATTGAACTGGCTGCTGCAACCCTTCCAGCAATGGAAATTGGCGGCGACCTGTATGATTTTATCCCGGTAAAAGGCAATCGCTGGGGCATTGCCATTGCTGATGTGTCCGGCAAAGGGGTCAGTGCTGCGCTGTTCATGGCGCTCAGCCGCACCCTGATCCGGATTACCGGCAGTGCCGAGGCCGATCCGTCTGTTGTCCTGCAGCAGGCAAACCGTCTGATATTCGAAGACGGCCGGTCAAGCATGTTCATCACGGTATTCTACGGTGTTCTGGATCCGGAGAAGATGACGTTTACCTATGGGAATGCCGGTCACAATCTCCCCCTGCTCGTACGAGGAAACCCGCCGGAAATCCGGATTCTGGAAGATGGCCGGTGTATTGCACTGGGGGTTGTTCCTGAAGTAACAATCACCCCGGGGGAACTGGCACTTCAACCCGGTGATCTGATTGTGATGTATACCGACGGGGTAACCGAGGCGTTCAATCCCCGGGATGAGGAATTTGGTGAAGAGCGACTGGCTGACTTTATCAGGGATCACCGGGATGCACCTGTTCAGCAAATTATTGATGATCTCCTCGAAGAACTTAAAAGATTTTTCGACA